Proteins encoded by one window of Homoserinimonas aerilata:
- the lnt gene encoding apolipoprotein N-acyltransferase has translation MAFRGSRTRGSKAGDRGSGRRLWLSLLTAVVGGALLAGAFPSLGWWPLAFVGTGLLLWSLDGRGIGGALLTGLLGGFSFYGLHIVWLTIYLGPVPWLALTGLEALFFALGAVLLALAWRFVPRAVPGVWGRMLLLPAVLAGIWTLREGITAVWPYGGFSWGRLAFSQSQSSLGDLAAWLGASGLSFVVALIAAMLLQAIRELAVLRAGRAALAPTAAVLALALLAFLMPPFPVTVTSSIRVAAVQGNADAGLFAQREAGAILDDHLQATMPIIDESVDLVVWPENAADVNPLRYPRAAGVLDYVSGEMDAPLVVGTITDGPEDELFNSVLLWRSGEGSVAQYDKAHPVPFAEYLPDREFWYPLAPALFDLVPRDYTLGTRPNVFDIDGLLAGIAICFDIVDDGLLHEMIDGGAQIILAPTNNADFGPTDESVQQLAIARLRALEYGRTVVNTSTVGTSAIIAPDGGTIAELPTFEPGAMVEDVPLSDTVTPAAVIGRGVEWGLSAFGLGALLLALGLAVWRRGSHG, from the coding sequence ATGGCGTTCAGGGGTTCCCGCACGCGCGGGTCGAAGGCGGGCGACCGGGGGAGTGGCCGTCGGCTGTGGCTCTCTCTTCTCACTGCGGTTGTCGGCGGGGCTCTGCTGGCGGGGGCGTTCCCGTCTCTCGGCTGGTGGCCTCTGGCCTTCGTCGGAACGGGCCTCCTGCTCTGGTCGCTTGACGGGCGCGGCATCGGCGGCGCACTTCTGACGGGCCTTCTCGGCGGTTTCTCCTTCTACGGCCTGCACATCGTCTGGCTCACCATCTACCTCGGCCCCGTGCCGTGGCTCGCGCTCACCGGCCTCGAGGCGCTCTTCTTCGCCCTCGGCGCCGTTCTGCTGGCATTGGCGTGGCGCTTCGTCCCGCGCGCGGTGCCCGGTGTCTGGGGCCGCATGCTCCTGCTGCCGGCGGTGCTCGCCGGCATCTGGACCCTGCGCGAGGGCATCACCGCGGTGTGGCCCTACGGCGGCTTCTCCTGGGGGCGGCTCGCGTTCTCGCAGTCGCAGAGCTCGCTCGGCGACCTCGCTGCCTGGCTTGGCGCATCCGGCCTCAGCTTCGTCGTCGCCCTGATCGCTGCGATGCTGCTTCAGGCCATCAGAGAGCTCGCCGTCCTGCGCGCGGGCAGGGCCGCGCTGGCCCCGACAGCCGCGGTGCTGGCGCTCGCCCTGCTGGCCTTCCTGATGCCGCCGTTCCCTGTGACGGTGACGTCGAGCATCCGTGTCGCAGCGGTACAGGGCAATGCGGATGCGGGGCTCTTCGCGCAGAGGGAAGCCGGCGCCATCCTCGATGACCACCTGCAGGCCACCATGCCGATCATCGATGAGAGCGTCGACCTCGTCGTGTGGCCCGAGAATGCCGCAGACGTCAACCCCCTGCGCTACCCCCGGGCGGCCGGTGTGCTCGACTACGTCAGTGGTGAGATGGATGCCCCGCTGGTCGTCGGCACCATAACCGACGGGCCCGAAGACGAACTCTTCAACAGTGTGCTGCTGTGGCGCTCCGGCGAGGGTTCCGTGGCACAGTACGACAAGGCGCATCCGGTGCCCTTCGCCGAGTACCTGCCCGATCGCGAGTTCTGGTACCCGCTCGCGCCCGCGCTGTTCGATCTGGTTCCCCGCGACTACACGCTCGGCACTCGCCCCAATGTGTTCGACATCGACGGTCTGCTCGCCGGCATCGCCATCTGCTTCGACATCGTGGACGACGGTCTGCTGCACGAGATGATCGACGGGGGAGCGCAGATCATCCTGGCCCCCACCAACAATGCCGATTTCGGACCCACCGATGAGAGTGTGCAGCAGCTGGCGATCGCCAGGCTGCGGGCGCTCGAATACGGGCGAACGGTGGTCAACACCTCCACGGTCGGCACAAGCGCGATCATCGCCCCGGATGGCGGCACCATCGCAGAGCTGCCCACATTCGAACCGGGCGCGATGGTCGAGGATGTTCCGCTCAGCGACACAGTCACGCCTGCGGCGGTCATCGGCCGCGGCGTCGAGTGGGGCCTCTCCGCCTTCGGCCTCGGGGCGCTCCTGCTGGCGCTCGGCCTGGCCGTGTGGCGCAGAGGCTCCCATGGCTGA
- a CDS encoding cytochrome c oxidase subunit 3 has protein sequence MGVVTSTSLTHSPAAPVINRPNVVAIGTIVWLGSEVMFFAGLFAIYFTLRGTSPEVWAAETAVLNVPFALTITIILVLSSVTAQFGVFAAERLQPRRTGSIWQLSKWGLVEWFFLSYVMGAMFVTGQVFEYATLVSEYIGLSSNQYGSAFYITTGFHGLHVLGGLIAFLLIIGRAYAVKNFGHKEATSAIVVSYYWHFVDVVWIGLFLVIYVLK, from the coding sequence ATGGGAGTCGTGACCAGCACCTCTCTTACTCACTCCCCTGCGGCCCCTGTCATCAACAGGCCGAATGTCGTCGCGATCGGCACGATCGTCTGGCTGGGCAGCGAGGTGATGTTCTTCGCCGGGCTGTTCGCGATCTACTTCACGCTGAGAGGCACATCGCCGGAGGTCTGGGCCGCTGAGACCGCCGTGCTCAACGTTCCCTTCGCGCTGACGATCACGATCATCCTCGTGCTCTCCTCGGTCACAGCCCAGTTCGGGGTGTTCGCTGCCGAGCGACTGCAGCCACGCCGCACGGGTTCGATCTGGCAGCTGAGCAAGTGGGGCCTCGTCGAGTGGTTCTTCCTGAGCTACGTGATGGGCGCGATGTTCGTCACAGGCCAGGTCTTCGAGTACGCAACCCTGGTCAGCGAGTACATCGGGCTGAGCTCCAACCAGTACGGGTCAGCCTTCTACATCACCACCGGGTTCCACGGCCTTCACGTTCTCGGCGGGCTCATCGCGTTCCTGCTGATCATCGGTCGCGCATACGCGGTCAAGAACTTCGGACACAAGGAGGCGACCAGCGCGATCGTCGTCTCCTACTACTGGCACTTCGTCGACGTCGTATGGATCGGGCTCTTCCTGGTCATCTACGTCCTCAAATAG
- a CDS encoding heme-degrading domain-containing protein produces the protein MDDLRSLIAEVVAQEERLTLTRFDNDDAWRLGSILVELARQRKLPVTLDITRNGQQLFRAVLPGAIADQSDWIARKNRTVTRFEVSSYLVGLRFAASGRSFDDEPHLDSALYAAHGGAFPIRIANVGVVGTVTVSGLPQADDHALAVEALEQLHAQQQKG, from the coding sequence ATGGACGACCTCCGCAGCCTCATCGCCGAGGTCGTCGCCCAGGAGGAACGCCTGACGCTGACCCGCTTCGACAATGATGACGCGTGGCGGCTCGGATCGATCCTCGTCGAGCTCGCCCGGCAGCGGAAGCTGCCGGTGACGCTCGACATCACAAGGAACGGCCAGCAACTGTTCCGTGCTGTCCTTCCCGGTGCGATCGCCGACCAGTCCGACTGGATCGCACGCAAGAATCGCACGGTCACCCGGTTCGAGGTCAGCTCGTATCTCGTCGGGCTCAGGTTTGCAGCATCCGGACGGTCATTTGACGATGAGCCGCATCTCGATTCGGCTCTGTACGCGGCGCACGGCGGCGCATTTCCGATCAGGATCGCAAATGTCGGCGTCGTCGGCACGGTCACCGTCTCGGGCCTGCCACAGGCAGACGACCACGCCCTTGCCGTGGAGGCGCTCGAGCAGCTCCACGCACAGCAACAGAAAGGCTGA
- the trpD gene encoding anthranilate phosphoribosyltransferase: MPVDVTWPLLLTTLLEGDDLSISESSWAMRNIMAGEATPAQLAGFLVALRRKGETVDEIVGFRDAILEAALPIDVDPLALDIVGTGGDRFGTVNISTMASVVCAASGARVLKHGNRAVSSVSGASDVLTELGVNLQLKPEQVASVLNETGISFAFASMFHPGFRHAGPVRKELGIPTVFNFLGPLCNPARPEASAVGVADLDVVPLFVGVFRTRGATALVFRGDDGLDELTTTGHSHIWEVSRGDVHEHDLDPRDLGIARARISDLVGGDGAHNAAIARATLAGEKGPVRDIVLLNAAAGLISWELAQDSSQVQVPILDRFRDKMAVAAAAIDSGAAIAKLDEWVAATQR, from the coding sequence ATGCCCGTCGATGTCACATGGCCTTTACTGCTGACCACGCTGCTCGAGGGAGACGATCTGAGCATCTCTGAGTCGTCCTGGGCGATGCGCAACATCATGGCGGGAGAGGCCACTCCCGCGCAGCTCGCAGGCTTCCTCGTGGCATTGCGACGCAAAGGCGAGACGGTCGATGAGATCGTCGGGTTCCGTGACGCGATCCTCGAGGCGGCCCTGCCGATCGACGTCGACCCGCTCGCACTCGACATCGTCGGAACGGGAGGGGACCGCTTCGGCACGGTCAACATCTCCACCATGGCCAGTGTCGTGTGCGCAGCATCCGGGGCCCGCGTGCTCAAGCATGGCAACAGGGCAGTCAGCTCGGTGTCAGGGGCATCGGATGTGCTCACCGAGTTGGGTGTGAACCTGCAGTTGAAGCCGGAGCAGGTCGCCAGCGTGCTCAACGAGACGGGCATCTCCTTCGCCTTCGCTTCAATGTTCCACCCGGGATTCCGCCATGCGGGGCCCGTACGCAAAGAACTGGGCATCCCGACGGTGTTCAACTTCTTGGGTCCGCTGTGCAATCCGGCGCGCCCCGAGGCATCCGCGGTCGGTGTCGCCGATCTCGACGTCGTTCCGTTGTTCGTCGGAGTGTTCCGCACCCGTGGGGCCACGGCGCTCGTGTTCCGTGGCGACGACGGACTGGATGAGCTGACGACGACCGGCCACAGCCACATCTGGGAGGTCTCGCGCGGTGACGTGCACGAACACGACCTCGACCCGAGGGATCTGGGTATCGCCCGGGCCAGGATCTCCGATCTCGTCGGCGGGGACGGCGCGCACAATGCGGCCATCGCCCGTGCGACGCTGGCGGGGGAGAAGGGGCCGGTCAGAGACATCGTTCTGCTCAACGCGGCAGCCGGCCTCATCTCGTGGGAGCTCGCACAGGACTCCAGCCAGGTGCAGGTGCCGATCCTCGATCGCTTCCGCGACAAGATGGCGGTCGCCGCGGCGGCCATCGATTCGGGTGCGGCGATCGCCAAGCTCGACGAGTGGGTCGCCGCGACCCAGCGCTAG
- a CDS encoding SRPBCC domain-containing protein: MVNVNVQIDAVDRGLETKDVDGVRSYVQTLSQTYPSPIDDVWDAVTSLDRIPRWFLPITGDLRLGGTYQFEGNAGGEIRSCTPPSGGFAGYSVTWGRGQGEPAMVHIRLTAVDATSTRFELENVAAVDSLPDGVWEQFGPSATGMGWDSGLLGLAQYYSGGEDGITPEKAAEWVASAEGKAFMRGSADAWAAVHERSGADPAVAKAAANTTYGVYTGEIVPPQM, from the coding sequence ATGGTGAATGTGAACGTCCAGATCGACGCCGTCGATCGCGGCCTCGAGACCAAAGATGTGGACGGCGTGCGCTCGTACGTCCAGACGTTGAGCCAGACCTACCCCTCCCCCATTGACGATGTGTGGGACGCCGTGACCTCGCTCGACCGCATCCCCCGCTGGTTCCTGCCGATCACAGGCGATCTGCGACTGGGCGGCACCTACCAGTTCGAGGGGAACGCCGGCGGCGAGATCCGAAGCTGCACCCCGCCGAGCGGTGGCTTCGCGGGGTACTCGGTTACCTGGGGCAGGGGTCAGGGTGAGCCGGCGATGGTTCACATTCGGCTGACGGCGGTCGATGCGACATCCACCCGCTTCGAGTTGGAGAACGTCGCGGCGGTCGACAGCCTTCCCGACGGCGTCTGGGAGCAGTTCGGACCCTCCGCCACCGGAATGGGCTGGGACTCTGGGTTGCTCGGCCTCGCGCAGTACTACTCCGGCGGTGAGGACGGAATCACGCCGGAGAAGGCAGCTGAATGGGTTGCGAGCGCAGAGGGCAAGGCTTTCATGCGCGGATCAGCGGATGCTTGGGCCGCCGTTCACGAGCGCTCGGGAGCCGACCCCGCGGTTGCGAAGGCCGCGGCGAACACCACCTACGGCGTGTACACCGGCGAGATCGTGCCGCCCCAAATGTAA
- a CDS encoding SDR family oxidoreductase, with protein MTNPLSPGSLTGRRALVTGSSRGIGADTVAMFAEAGARVVINYRNKEKRAQQLVEKIEAAGGEAFAVGADLTDADSVTALFDAAQERLGGLDILVMNASGGMESGMAEDYAMRLNRDAQVQLLELALPHLAEGARVVFVTSHQAHFIKTVPTMPEYEPVALSKRAGEDALRAMIPRLEAAGVEFVVVSGDMIEGTITATLLERANPGAISSRKEQAGRLYNVNEFAAEVALAAVEPVPADNTRYVGNISDFTSASATGE; from the coding sequence GTGACCAACCCCCTCTCGCCCGGATCGCTCACCGGACGCCGTGCCCTTGTCACCGGATCATCCCGCGGAATCGGCGCGGACACCGTCGCGATGTTCGCCGAAGCCGGCGCCCGTGTCGTCATCAACTACCGCAACAAGGAGAAGCGCGCCCAGCAGCTCGTCGAGAAGATCGAAGCGGCCGGGGGAGAGGCCTTCGCGGTGGGGGCCGATCTGACCGACGCCGACTCCGTCACCGCCCTCTTCGACGCTGCGCAGGAGCGACTGGGCGGGCTCGACATCCTCGTCATGAACGCATCCGGCGGCATGGAGAGCGGAATGGCTGAGGACTACGCCATGCGTCTCAACCGTGACGCCCAGGTTCAGCTGCTCGAGCTGGCCCTCCCGCACCTCGCAGAGGGCGCCCGCGTCGTGTTCGTCACCAGCCACCAGGCGCACTTCATCAAGACAGTTCCCACCATGCCGGAGTACGAGCCCGTCGCGCTCAGCAAGCGGGCAGGTGAGGATGCGTTGCGCGCGATGATCCCGCGCCTCGAGGCTGCAGGGGTCGAATTCGTGGTGGTTTCGGGCGACATGATCGAGGGAACCATCACCGCGACGCTGCTGGAGCGCGCGAACCCGGGTGCGATCTCTTCTCGCAAGGAGCAGGCTGGCCGTCTCTACAACGTCAACGAGTTCGCCGCCGAGGTAGCCCTCGCCGCCGTCGAGCCGGTCCCGGCTGACAACACCCGGTACGTCGGCAACATCAGCGACTTCACCAGCGCTTCGGCGACAGGGGAGTAG
- a CDS encoding ArsR/SmtB family transcription factor, producing the protein MHALDVLGDPVRRRILELLANGEESAGDLGKVIQREFGISQPAVSQHLRVLRGSGFTSVRAEGARRLYAVDPTPLAQADAWFDTFRGFWQPKLDALGTELARGRLAQRKASSLPPKTSVTADEGDKTTDDEP; encoded by the coding sequence ATGCACGCACTCGACGTTCTCGGAGATCCGGTCCGCCGGCGCATCCTCGAGCTGCTCGCCAACGGTGAGGAATCCGCAGGAGACCTCGGCAAGGTCATCCAGCGTGAGTTCGGCATCTCACAGCCCGCGGTCTCGCAGCACTTGAGGGTGCTCCGTGGTTCCGGATTCACCAGCGTGCGCGCCGAGGGCGCTCGACGGCTCTACGCGGTCGACCCCACACCGCTCGCCCAGGCGGACGCATGGTTCGACACGTTCCGCGGTTTCTGGCAGCCCAAGCTCGACGCGCTCGGCACTGAGCTGGCCCGCGGGCGCCTCGCCCAGCGCAAAGCCTCCAGCTTGCCTCCTAAAACCTCCGTCACAGCCGACGAGGGCGACAAGACCACCGACGACGAACCATGA
- a CDS encoding NfeD family protein, whose protein sequence is MPLEFLSEYAWIVWLAVILVFIIIEVSSLEFTFLMLAIGSLGGLVSGLLGTDGWLQIVIAAVLSVLLLFLLKPVLLRRLHRGGDTARSNIDALIGTEGTVVIDFVDGTGQVRLDNGETWTSRFSPIITRRTADSGDRVVVTTIDGATAIVVPAERNDV, encoded by the coding sequence ATGCCCCTGGAGTTCCTGAGCGAATACGCATGGATCGTCTGGCTTGCGGTGATCCTGGTATTCATCATCATCGAGGTGTCTAGCCTCGAGTTCACCTTCCTGATGCTCGCGATCGGCAGCCTCGGCGGTCTTGTCTCCGGCCTCCTCGGCACCGACGGATGGCTGCAGATCGTCATCGCGGCGGTTCTCTCCGTCCTGCTGCTCTTCCTGCTGAAACCCGTGCTGCTGCGCAGGCTGCACAGGGGTGGTGACACGGCGAGGAGCAATATCGACGCGCTCATCGGCACCGAGGGCACCGTGGTGATCGACTTCGTCGACGGCACGGGCCAGGTGCGGCTCGACAACGGCGAGACCTGGACGTCCCGCTTCTCCCCCATCATCACGCGACGCACCGCCGACAGCGGCGACCGCGTCGTCGTCACGACCATCGACGGGGCCACCGCCATCGTCGTCCCTGCTGAAAGGAATGACGTATGA
- a CDS encoding polyprenol monophosphomannose synthase, with protein sequence MAEPAGEGTLIVVPTYNEADNVEAVIARIVAAVPAAHVLVVDDASPDGTGQIADRLATANARIAVLHRPEKRGLGAAYLAGFAHAIDGGYSVVVEIDADGSHDPAELPAMLAQIASGADLVIGSRWVDGGRVIDWPAHRRAISRVGNGYARAALRSRVSDLTAGFRAYRTSALQSLDLATVSSQGYCFQVELAWRIEAKGCTVVEHPITFVERTQGRSKMHLGIVLEALFRVTSWSVLMRLGRQP encoded by the coding sequence ATGGCTGAGCCTGCCGGCGAGGGCACACTCATCGTCGTGCCCACGTACAACGAGGCCGACAATGTGGAGGCCGTCATCGCGCGCATCGTTGCGGCCGTGCCCGCAGCGCATGTACTCGTCGTCGATGACGCGTCCCCGGATGGCACAGGGCAGATCGCCGACCGGCTCGCCACAGCAAACGCCCGCATAGCCGTGCTGCACCGCCCGGAGAAACGCGGGCTCGGTGCCGCCTATCTGGCCGGCTTCGCACACGCCATCGACGGCGGCTACAGCGTGGTCGTCGAGATCGACGCCGACGGCTCTCACGACCCGGCCGAGCTTCCTGCGATGCTCGCGCAGATCGCATCCGGAGCTGATCTGGTGATCGGCTCGCGATGGGTCGACGGGGGAAGGGTCATCGACTGGCCTGCCCACCGCAGGGCGATCTCCCGGGTCGGCAACGGCTACGCCCGCGCAGCCCTTCGCTCCCGCGTGAGTGATCTCACGGCAGGGTTCAGGGCATACCGCACGAGTGCGCTGCAGTCTCTCGACCTGGCGACGGTCTCATCGCAGGGTTACTGCTTCCAGGTGGAGCTGGCGTGGCGAATCGAGGCCAAGGGATGCACGGTGGTCGAGCATCCGATCACGTTCGTCGAGCGCACACAAGGACGCTCCAAGATGCACCTCGGAATCGTGCTTGAAGCACTGTTCCGGGTGACGTCCTGGAGCGTCCTGATGCGTCTGGGGCGTCAGCCGTGA
- a CDS encoding SPFH domain-containing protein encodes MNDITLGQVVLIVLLVLLAIFVVSVLFRSIRIVPQATAGVVERLGKYHKTLQPGLNLLVPFIDRMRPLLDMREQVVSFPPQPVITEDNLVVSIDTVVYFQVTDARAATYEIANYLGAVEQLTTTTLRNVVGGLNLEEALTSRDNINAQLRVVLDEATGKWGIRVGRVELKAIDPPLSIQDSMEKQMRAERDRRAQILTAEGTKQAAILEAEGSRQAAILSAEGDAKAAVLRAEGEAQAITTVFGAIHAGNPDAPLLAYQYLQTLPKIAEGEASKLWIIPSELTESLKSIAAGFVGGGAGAAATKDPGAR; translated from the coding sequence ATGAACGACATAACGCTCGGCCAGGTGGTGCTCATCGTGCTTCTGGTGCTCCTCGCGATCTTCGTGGTGTCGGTCCTGTTCCGCAGCATCCGGATCGTCCCGCAGGCGACAGCGGGCGTGGTGGAGCGCCTCGGCAAATATCACAAGACGCTGCAGCCGGGCCTGAACCTGCTGGTGCCGTTCATCGACCGGATGCGGCCGCTGCTCGACATGCGTGAGCAGGTCGTGTCGTTCCCGCCGCAGCCGGTCATCACCGAGGACAACTTGGTGGTCTCAATCGACACCGTCGTCTACTTCCAGGTGACGGATGCGCGTGCCGCGACCTACGAGATCGCCAACTACCTCGGCGCAGTCGAGCAGCTGACCACGACGACACTGCGTAACGTCGTCGGCGGGCTGAACCTCGAGGAGGCGCTGACCAGTCGCGACAACATCAACGCCCAACTGCGCGTCGTACTCGACGAGGCCACCGGCAAGTGGGGCATCCGTGTCGGCCGTGTCGAGCTGAAGGCGATTGACCCGCCCCTCTCGATCCAGGATTCGATGGAGAAGCAGATGCGCGCCGAGCGTGACCGTCGTGCGCAGATCCTCACCGCAGAGGGCACCAAGCAGGCTGCGATCCTCGAGGCCGAGGGTTCGAGGCAGGCTGCGATCCTCTCGGCGGAAGGTGACGCCAAAGCGGCTGTTCTCCGCGCCGAAGGTGAGGCCCAGGCCATCACGACCGTCTTCGGGGCGATCCATGCGGGCAACCCCGATGCTCCCCTGCTGGCGTACCAGTACCTGCAGACCCTGCCGAAGATCGCCGAGGGCGAGGCGAGCAAGCTCTGGATCATCCCCTCGGAGCTGACCGAGTCGCTCAAGAGCATTGCGGCCGGCTTCGTCGGCGGCGGAGCGGGAGCAGCAGCGACGAAGGATCCGGGTGCGCGGTAG
- a CDS encoding GNAT family N-acetyltransferase translates to MLSPLLLPVSLQARAQELTLRRAVEADLESLMELLSDDPISATRGDRADEADAAAYAAALHAILDDPSNELLLAVNASGEAVATMQLTRIPGMARRGATRLLVEAVRVRSTHRSGGIGEAMMRWVVDTAAPAMGASLVQLTSDQARTDAHRFYERLGFVGSHLGFKYQLR, encoded by the coding sequence ATGCTCTCTCCCCTGCTCCTCCCTGTCTCCCTTCAGGCCCGAGCACAGGAGCTGACACTGCGGCGAGCCGTCGAAGCCGATCTGGAGTCGCTCATGGAGCTGCTGTCGGATGACCCCATCAGCGCCACTCGCGGAGACCGCGCCGACGAGGCGGATGCCGCCGCATACGCCGCCGCCCTGCACGCGATTCTCGACGACCCGAGCAACGAACTCCTCCTGGCGGTGAACGCATCCGGTGAGGCTGTCGCGACGATGCAGCTCACCCGCATCCCGGGCATGGCACGGCGTGGTGCGACCCGACTCCTTGTGGAGGCGGTGCGGGTGCGCAGCACACACCGCTCGGGCGGCATCGGTGAGGCGATGATGCGCTGGGTGGTCGACACGGCTGCCCCCGCGATGGGCGCGTCGCTCGTGCAGCTCACCTCGGATCAGGCGCGAACGGATGCTCACCGCTTCTACGAGAGGCTCGGTTTCGTCGGATCCCACCTCGGCTTCAAATACCAGCTGCGCTGA
- a CDS encoding RNA polymerase-binding protein RbpA, with amino-acid sequence MADRSLRGMRLGSQSLQSEEGVTFSPRKKSTYRQADGSTFEVMFSSDAEVPTVWESPKSGAEGRLVAEDGTLVERDDAEQKVARTHWDMLLERRTRAELEELLEERLSYLRSRRGEKIGA; translated from the coding sequence ATGGCGGATCGCAGTTTGCGCGGAATGAGGCTCGGATCTCAGAGCCTGCAGAGTGAAGAAGGCGTCACCTTCTCCCCGCGCAAGAAGAGTACTTATCGGCAGGCCGACGGTTCGACCTTCGAGGTCATGTTCTCGTCCGACGCGGAGGTTCCCACGGTGTGGGAATCGCCCAAGTCCGGCGCGGAAGGGCGGCTCGTCGCCGAGGACGGAACCCTCGTCGAACGAGATGACGCCGAGCAGAAGGTGGCACGTACCCACTGGGACATGCTGCTTGAACGGCGCACGAGGGCTGAGCTCGAAGAGCTTCTCGAAGAGCGGCTGAGCTACCTTCGCTCACGCAGAGGCGAGAAGATCGGCGCATAG
- a CDS encoding glycerophosphodiester phosphodiesterase, which yields MRGRQTGDGTSSGFLSPAPPRVIAHRGLALEAPENTKLAFLKALSIGVTHLETDVHASADGVAVVSHDPDLVRVAGREVRVDQLTMAELRRIDLGEGQGFSSLAEVLDAFPDARFNIDVKVADAVAPTIEAIREARAVDRVLIASFDNRRRLAVLDALPGAATSASSSGITKALVALRVGSPSLVARALGEVDAVQIPVRYGALPLVTARNVRLLHAAGVEVHVWTINEPAEMGRLLDLGVDGIVTDRADLALDVLRSRL from the coding sequence GTGCGCGGTAGGCAGACGGGCGACGGCACTTCGTCGGGATTCCTCTCCCCCGCTCCCCCACGCGTCATCGCCCACCGTGGTCTCGCGTTGGAGGCGCCGGAGAACACGAAGCTCGCCTTCCTGAAGGCCCTCAGCATCGGCGTCACCCACCTGGAGACGGATGTGCACGCATCCGCCGACGGCGTCGCCGTGGTCAGCCACGACCCCGATCTGGTGCGCGTTGCGGGGCGCGAAGTGCGCGTGGATCAACTGACGATGGCAGAGTTGCGCCGCATCGATCTGGGTGAAGGGCAGGGCTTCTCGAGTCTCGCCGAGGTGCTCGACGCATTCCCGGATGCCCGGTTCAACATCGACGTGAAGGTGGCGGATGCGGTGGCCCCCACGATCGAGGCGATCAGGGAGGCGCGTGCCGTCGATCGGGTGCTCATCGCATCCTTTGACAATCGTCGTCGGCTCGCGGTGCTCGATGCCCTCCCCGGCGCGGCGACATCGGCCTCGTCGTCGGGTATCACGAAGGCCCTCGTCGCCCTGCGGGTGGGAAGCCCGTCGCTGGTGGCGCGCGCGCTCGGCGAGGTCGACGCCGTGCAGATTCCTGTGCGCTACGGCGCGCTCCCCCTCGTGACGGCCCGCAACGTGCGGCTGCTGCATGCCGCAGGGGTTGAAGTGCACGTCTGGACGATCAACGAGCCCGCCGAGATGGGGCGACTGCTCGATCTGGGCGTCGATGGCATCGTCACCGATCGCGCAGATCTCGCTCTCGACGTGCTCAGATCCCGCCTCTGA
- a CDS encoding dihydrofolate reductase family protein gives MRPLRYSINVTLDGCVHHEAGLPPDEESMRYWTAEMERADALLFGRVTYEMMESVWRRPATGMWPDWMDEWQVPFAETIDRAKKYVVSSTLSGVDWNAELVHGDVGQAVQRLKQESGEGLWVGGVTLPLALADLGLIDEYEFLVQPILAGHGPTLLAGLRERIQLELMDRHELRSGAIALRYRHTQAGAL, from the coding sequence ATGAGACCGCTCCGATACTCGATCAACGTCACGCTCGATGGCTGCGTCCATCACGAGGCAGGGCTCCCCCCGGACGAGGAGTCGATGCGCTACTGGACCGCTGAGATGGAGCGGGCCGATGCCCTGCTGTTCGGCCGGGTGACCTACGAGATGATGGAGTCGGTGTGGCGTAGGCCGGCCACGGGCATGTGGCCCGACTGGATGGATGAGTGGCAGGTCCCGTTCGCCGAGACCATCGACCGAGCGAAGAAGTACGTCGTGTCGAGCACGCTGAGCGGCGTCGATTGGAATGCCGAGCTTGTGCACGGCGACGTGGGGCAAGCGGTTCAGCGACTCAAGCAGGAGTCGGGCGAGGGCCTGTGGGTGGGTGGCGTGACGCTCCCCCTGGCGTTGGCAGATCTGGGGCTGATCGACGAGTACGAGTTTCTTGTGCAGCCGATCCTTGCCGGACACGGGCCGACGTTGCTCGCCGGTCTGCGCGAGCGCATCCAGCTCGAACTCATGGATCGCCATGAGCTCCGGTCGGGGGCGATCGCCCTACGATACCGACACACGCAAGCTGGAGCCTTGTAG